In Elaeis guineensis isolate ETL-2024a chromosome 1, EG11, whole genome shotgun sequence, a genomic segment contains:
- the LOC105038154 gene encoding chaperone protein dnaJ 8, chloroplastic codes for MAISMGTTGSFGASSSASWVGRRTWGALKGRRKGVRCSAAAAAGSLREQYRTLRIEPGASEEEVRKAYRHLALRYHPDVCKGSNCGVQFHRINEAYDIVMSSLRQAEEEREQWETQEWSDDGCAYEPMRGMCDPSWDLWEEWMGWEGAGIRDYSSHINPYI; via the exons ATGGCGATCTCGATGGGGACGACGGGATCGTTCGGGGCTTCGTCGTCGGCGAGTTGGGTGGGGAGGAGGACTTGGGGGGCGTTGAAGGGGAGGAGGAAGGGGGTTCGGTGCTCCGCCGCCGCTGCCGCCGGGAGCTTGAGGGAGCAGTACCGGACGCTGCGGATCGAGCCAGGTGCCTCCGAGGAGGAGGTCAGGAAGGCTTACCGGCACCTCGCTCTTCGG TACCATCCAGACGTATGCAAAGGAAGCAATTGCGGCGTTCAGTTTCATCGGATCAACGAAGCCTATGAT ATTGTGATGAGCTCCTTGAGGCAAGCCGAGGAGGAAAGGGAGCAATGGGAGACACAGGAATGGAGCGACGATGGCTGCGCCTACGAACCGATGAGGGGGATGTGTGACCCAAGCTGGGATTTGTGGGAGGAATGGATGGGGTGGGAGGGGGCTGGCATCAGGGACTACTCTTCCCATATCAACCCTTACATCTGA
- the LOC105038572 gene encoding senescence-specific cysteine protease SAG39, giving the protein MAHRCFVLALIVLGVWVFGAMARGIADVPMSTRHEQWMAQYGRVYKDAAEKERRFQIFKDNCNYIESVNRAGNRKYKLGLNQFADMTNEEFKASHLGFKPMRLTKSATGSFQYANLTDVSDSMDWRTRGAVTPVKNQGSCGCCWAFSSVAAIEGITQINNGNLVSLSEQQLVDCDVKDGNRGCHGGFMTRAFQYVIDNGGITTEENYPYMAADGTCDTNKASSSAATISGYQNVPVNDESSLLQAVSKQPVSVGIDGGGQDFQHYSSGIFAGPCETNMDHAVAAIGYGTAEDGTKYWLLNNMYSLEGSRRPREDDMTLRIGNGARVATVAVDIYPL; this is encoded by the exons ATGGCTCACCGATGCTTTGTGCTTGCATTGATAGTCCTAGGTGTTTGGGTCTTTGGAGCCATGGCTCGTGGCATTGCTGACGTGCCCATGTCGACAAGGCACGAGCAGTGGATGGCTCAATATGGGCGAGTCTACAAGGATGCAGCAGAAAAAGAGAGACGATTCCAAATCTTTAAAGACAACTGCAACTACATCGAGTCTGTCAATAGAGCCGGCAATCGCAAGTATAAGCTCGGTCTCAACCAGTTTGCTGACATGACCaacgaggagttcaaggcctctcacCTTGGATTCAAGCCCATGCGCCTTACAAAGTCCGCGACAGGAAGCTTTCAGTATGCCAACTTGACCGACGTATCTGACAGCATGGACTGGAGAACCAGAGGTGCAGTTACTCCTGTCAAAAATCAAGGCTCATGTG GGTGCTGTTGGGCATTCTCCTCTGTAGCAGCCATTGAAGGGATTACTCAAATCAACAATGGCAACTTGGTCTCCTTGTCAGAGCAACAACTTGTAGACTGTGACGTCAAAGATGGAAACCGAGGATGCCACGGGGGATTCATGACTCGTGCCTTCCAATACGTCATTGATAATGGAGGGATAACAACTGAAGAGAATTATCCTTACATGGCAGCTGATGGCACTTGTGACACCAACAAGGCATCATCATCGGCAGCTACCATCAGCGGCTACCAGAACGTGCCCGTAAATGATGAGTCCTCGCTCTTACAGGCAGTCTCAAAGCAGCCTGTTTCAGTTGGCATTGATGGTGGTGGGCAAGACTTCCAGCACTACTCCAGTGGCATCTTCGCGGGCCCATGTGAAACTAATATGGACCATGCTGTGGCTGCTATTGGTTACGGGACAGCTGAGGATGGGACCAAATATTGGCTGCTCAACAACATGTAT agtcTTGAGGGAAGCAGAAGGCCTAGGGAAGACGATATGACCCTTCGGATAggcaacggagcaagagttgctactgttgCTGTGGATATTtatcctctgtga